The genomic segment CATTACGACGGAGACAGCGTGGCCATGAATAGGACCACAGCCGATAGCTTCTCCGCCAGCATCCCGGCCCAGATACTGGCCGCGGGAGACAGCCTGATCGTCACCTATTCGGTCAGCGCTAGGGATCATGCTCACGATTTTAACAGAGTTCAGAGCTCGCCAAGGGCGATTTGGCTATACAATTTTATGGGAGTGGCGGGAAGGCCGGCATCATCGCTTCCGACTTCGTATGTCCTGAACAATGCCTATCCCAACCCGTCGAGGGGGCAGACGGTATTCAAGTACCAACTGCCCAGGCAGTCCGATGTCCAGCTTCAGGTATACAACGTGGCCGGGCAGCTGATAAAGACCTTCCGGGAGGGCAGCAAGCCGGCCGGGTATCACCAGATAAGCTGGAACGGCAATACCCTGCCCAACGGCATTTACTTCTACCGCCTGCAGGCGGTAGACTTCAGCGCGACAAAGAAACTGCTGATAGTCAGGTAATCTAGGACTAAGGTAGTTTAAGTGAAAAAGCCCCGCCAAAGGCGGGGCTTTTCATATTGATATTCGGGGCAAAATATTTGCTGCACTTTGGTGTTGCAGTCCGGGCATAATTATTGTAACATTAACGCAGGTTAAATAATAAAAGCCGGTTTGCGTATTCGGTATACAGTATTCAGTAGACGGCAACATTGTAAAAATAAGAAATCTTATTGCCTTGGTGTCTTGGTGGTTAAACTCCGGCAAAGTTTAAAAGCCTCGGTGTCTCTGTGCCTCTGTGGTTAAAATTCTGGATTCCCGACTTCTCGGGAATGACAATGGTGGATTCTTCGGCTTGGCAAGCAAGGGGCCGGGCTCAGAATGACGTCCGTATTTAAAGCTAAAAATATAAAGTCTTAGTGTCTTGGTGGCAAAAATTATAAATTAGTAAAGAATATTATGCCGGCAAAGGATCAATCCAAACGGGCCTGGGTGGTCTCGGTGGACATGGGCTACGGCCACCAGCGGGCCGCCTACCCCCTGAACGAGATCGCCAACGAACGGGTGATCACCGCCAACAACGACCAGATCATCTCGGAGCGGGAGCGGGGGATCTGGCAGTGGAGCCGAATCGGCTATGAGACGGTCTCCCGGCTGAAGACCATCCCCTGGATCGGCAAGTTCATCTTCGGGGCCTACGACAGCCTGCAGTCCATCGCGCCGTTCTACCCCTTCAAGGTGGATGCCCGGCCCAATCTGACCGTGCTCCGGGTGAAGGGGCTGATCAAGCGCTGGGGATTGTGCAGCAGCCTGATCGATTACGTCAAAAAAGAACCACTGCCATTGGTCACCACCCATTTCATCCCGGCCCTGGCGGCCGACTACCTGGGGCTGGAGAACGTCTACTGCATAGTCACCGATACCGACATCAATCGGGTGTGGGCAATTGACAAGCCCGCCCAGACCAGGATCAAATACCTGACCCCATCGCGCCATGCCACCATCCGGCTACGGCAGTATGGGGTGCCCGAGAACCGGATCATCATGACCGGTTTCCCCCTGCCCCGGGAGAATATCGGGGGTCGGGACCAGAAGATCCTGAAAAAAGATCTGGCCGAGCGCCTGCCAAATCTGGATCCCCACAAAAAGTTCATCACTGTCTACGACGAGACGCTGAAGAAATTTTTGGGCGAATCAAGGGCCAAGAGCAACCATCCCCTGACCCTGTGTTATCTGGTGGGCGGGGCCGGGGCCCAGACCGAGATCGGCATCACCATCGTCAAGGCCCTGCAGAAGAAGATCTGCGCCGGCAAGATCAGGGTCAACCTGGTGGCCGGCACCCGGCTGGACACGGCCGCCTACTTCAATAAGGAATTAAAGGCCCTGGGCATCGATCCCCGGACCAACTCGGGGGTCAAGGTGATCTACGCTTTGGACAAGCGGGCCTACTTTTCCATCATCAACCGGGAGCTGAGGACCACCGACATACTGTGGACCAAGCCCTCGGAGATGTCGTTCTACACCGCCCTGGGCCTGCCGGTGATCATCGCCCCGCCGGTGGGGGCCCACGAGAAATTCAATCAGCAGTGGCTGGAGCACATCGGCTCGGGCTTCGTCCAGGAGGATCCCCGCTACGTGGACCAGTGGCTGTATTACGTGCTGGAGAGCGGAAAATACGCCGAGGCCGCCTGGCATGGCTTCATGAATGCGCCCAGTATGGGGACCTACAACATCGAGGATGCTATGTTCGGCAAGCCGGGGGAACAGTAGCTCTCTTTTTTCTCACACCAAGACGCTAAGACACCAAGTTATTGTCGGGTCTCTTCCCCTTAGTGCCTCCGTGTCTTTGTGTGATGTTTATAAAAATCAATATTCAATAATATCAAACTGATATGCCGGAAAAGAAAATAAAAATAGGTGACGAGGTCACCCGCCAGGGGGTAGACAAGGAATCGTTGAAAAAATCCTTCTTGGATCACATTGCCTTCTCACTGGCCAAGGACAAGTATTCGGCCACCAAGCGGGACTACTACCTGAGCCTGGCCCTGGCCATTCGGGACCGGCTGGTGGAGCGTTGGGTGCGGACCCAGCAGCGGTATTACCAGGTGGACGCCAAGCGGGTCTACTACCTGTCGCTGGAATTCCTGATGGGGCGCAGCCTGGGCAACAGCATCATCAATCTGGAGATGGATTTCGCCTGTCGCAAGGCCCTGGAGGAGCTGGGATTCGACCTGGAGGAGATGATGGAGGTGGAGTGGGACGCCGGGCTGGGCAACGGCGGCCTGGGCCGGCTGGCGGCCTGCTACCTGGACTCAATGGCCTTTCATGCCCTGCCAGCCTACGGCTACGGCATCCGCTATGAATACGGAATCTTCCTGCAGAAGATACAGAACGGTTACCAGGTGGAGATGCCGGACAACTGGCTAAGATACCAGAACCCCTGGGAGCTGCCCCGGCCGGAACATCTGTATCCGGTAAAATTCTACGGCCGGGTGGAGATGGGCCAGTGGCCGGATGGCCGGTCCCGGTTCCTGTGGCAGGATGGCGAGGAGGTGATGGCCATGGCCTACGACACTCCGGTGCCGGGCCACGGCAACAACACCGTCAATACCCTCAGATTGTGGTCGGCCAAGGCCACCCGGGAATTCGACCTCAGTTACTTCAACAGCGGGGACTACGTCTCGGCGGTGGAGGACAAGAACCAGAAGGAGAACATCACCCGGGTGCTGTATCCCAGCGACAATGTCTATCAGGGCAAGGAGCTGCGCTTAAAGCAGCAGTACTTCTTTGTCTCGGCCACCCTGCAGGACGCCATCCGGCGCTATAAAAAAACCCAGCCGGACATGAAGGCCTTTCCAGAGAAGACCGTCTTCCAGCTCAACGACACCCACCCGGCCATCGCCATCCCGGAGATGATGAGGCTGCTGATGGACCAGGAGGGTATGGAATGGCAGGAGGCCTGGGACATCACTGGAAAGGTGTTCGCCTACACCAACCACACCGTGCTGCCGGAGGCCCTGGAGCACTGGCCGGTGGACATGATCGAACGGATGCTGCCCCGCCACTGGCAGATCATCGGCGAGATCAACCGCCGGCTGATGGAGGCGGTGGAAAAGAAATACCCCGGCGACCGGCAGAAGAAACAAGCCATGTCCATCATCTCGCCGGATCCCGAGCCCCAGGTACGGATGGCCCACCTGGCCATCACCGGATGCTTCTCTGTGAACGGGGTGGCCGAGCTTCACACCAGGATCCTCAAGGAAAGGGTGTTCCCGGAGTTCAATGAATTCTTTCCGGGCAAGTTCAACAACAAGACCAACGGCATCACCCCCCGCCGCTGGCTTAAAAAATGCAATCCGGGCTTATCCGAACTGATCACCAAGAAGATCGGGCCGGAGTGGGTAAAGGACCTAAGCCTGCTGAAAGAATTGGAGCCGCTGGCCGAAGATTGCCTGTTTCGGGAGAAATGGCGGGGGATCAAACGCGACAACAAGATCCGCCTGGCGGAATACATCCGGACCCACAACAACCTGGAGGTTAATGTCAACTCCATGTTCGACGTCCAGGTAAAGCGCTTCCACGAGTACAAGCGCCAGCTGCTGAACGTGCTGGGGGTGATAGCCCAATACAACCGGATCAAAAAGGACCCGG from the Candidatus Edwardsbacteria bacterium genome contains:
- a CDS encoding glycogen/starch/alpha-glucan phosphorylase — encoded protein: MPEKKIKIGDEVTRQGVDKESLKKSFLDHIAFSLAKDKYSATKRDYYLSLALAIRDRLVERWVRTQQRYYQVDAKRVYYLSLEFLMGRSLGNSIINLEMDFACRKALEELGFDLEEMMEVEWDAGLGNGGLGRLAACYLDSMAFHALPAYGYGIRYEYGIFLQKIQNGYQVEMPDNWLRYQNPWELPRPEHLYPVKFYGRVEMGQWPDGRSRFLWQDGEEVMAMAYDTPVPGHGNNTVNTLRLWSAKATREFDLSYFNSGDYVSAVEDKNQKENITRVLYPSDNVYQGKELRLKQQYFFVSATLQDAIRRYKKTQPDMKAFPEKTVFQLNDTHPAIAIPEMMRLLMDQEGMEWQEAWDITGKVFAYTNHTVLPEALEHWPVDMIERMLPRHWQIIGEINRRLMEAVEKKYPGDRQKKQAMSIISPDPEPQVRMAHLAITGCFSVNGVAELHTRILKERVFPEFNEFFPGKFNNKTNGITPRRWLKKCNPGLSELITKKIGPEWVKDLSLLKELEPLAEDCLFREKWRGIKRDNKIRLAEYIRTHNNLEVNVNSMFDVQVKRFHEYKRQLLNVLGVIAQYNRIKKDPEAPVVPRTVIFGGKAAPGYFMAKLVIKLINCVADKVNNDPDIGNKLKVVFLANYGVSLAELIMPAAELSEQISTAGMEASGTGNMKFALNGALTIGTLDGANIEIMEEVGEDNIFIFGLTAEEVSQLRAKGYDPKNQYHSNGQLKEVVDQLDGGLFCPEDPGLFKPIVDSLLNKGDYYLLLADFASYLECQERVDKTYLDTDQWTKMAILNVANMGKFSSDRSIKEYAEQIWKAHSVPIE